In a genomic window of Spodoptera frugiperda isolate SF20-4 chromosome 18, AGI-APGP_CSIRO_Sfru_2.0, whole genome shotgun sequence:
- the LOC118264429 gene encoding uncharacterized protein LOC118264429 isoform X1, translated as MDIPSTSGDYNNSTKKSRIDSCFVPLCPSTSTKFPNKLFLTGPSDPKLRKKWFQAARRTDKYSPKTIIRCCEDHFDLENDVENWMKFKMFGGKLFLKKDVVPHIFECQNRMMPPKPRSVLMKRKRSEILDSIENTPDPSSECSLNTETPDSQNIEICPISNDKSVQMAIYPYKRSSRLQVWSGNSEKPVKKRISGTDNESEDSESEEIDDSEIPHIIQISPFDGTCIHCKTEQPCTYRYTTKDNETAYLCSEACANNFQRKGPGQYFRTHKKYLIKEIVPKVLTCTECEEIKTCYFYYNYDGEDTNYCSMACLNSMMADEADKYMFMRQIIVVVKEVVPKEGECCVCNVHKSCSYSLTRYGEALLICEKACIKTLNAKESGRYMIRRNKITKHIVEPCILPEENVRYITISKATRKQTIVPRIVPEENARYVIKKGITPRKQPTKSQNPPLLNLKVICNATDKYLDKAYKIGRIDRRKTPAMVQAVMEKRERILQAAKEERERTFIRTCHKCQIILNLGEKLLTWETMDFCGELCLGRYLNKIGARCANCKNNVQHTSLGKYCVRFGFKIRQFCNNACLEEFKKGLKMCHYCQKDISVGHQSFLAPVGDKRQLKDFCSQACVEKFDLMSKNPIPQPVWAKCAVCSLEKANSIEVEVSEELSQRLCSDACFTAFKFVNNIVPDQCRWCKKYFERKQSKCFTIYEGSNTHCFCSKSCMNVRCVGVRSAEG; from the exons atggaCATCCCATCAACATCTGGTGATTACAACAACAGCACTAAAAAAAGCCGGATTGACTCATGTTTCGTGCCATTGTGTCCATCAACTTCAACCAAATttcctaataaattgtttttaactgGGCCTTCTGATCCCAAACTGAGAAAAAAGTGGTTCCAAGCTGCGAGGAGAACGGATAAGTATTCTCCAAAGACCATCATTCGATGCTGTGAAGACCACTTTGAT ttggAGAACGATGTCGAAAATTGGatgaagtttaaaatgtttggaGGAAAACTTTTCCTGAAAAAAGACGTGGTACCACATATTTTTGAGTGCCAGAATAGAATGATGCCACCAAAACCCAGATCAGTATTAATGAAAAGGAAAAGAAGTGAAATTCTTGATAGCATTGAAAATACACCag atCCATCTTCAGAGTGTTCATTAAACACCGAAACACCTGATTCAcagaatattgaaatatgtcCAATATCCAATGATAAAAGTGTACAAATGGCTATATATCCCTATAAACGATCGAG CCGTTTGCAGGTTTGGAGTGGAAACTCAGAGAAGCCAGTGAAGAAAAGAATTTCAG gAACAGATAATGAGAGTGAAGACAGTGAATCTGAAGAAATTGATGATAGTGAAATCCCACACATTATCCAGATCAGCCCATTTGACGGCACCTGTATACATTGTAAGACTGAGCAGCCTTGTACCTACCGATATACCACCAAGGATAATGAAACCGCCTACTTATGCTCTGAGGCATGTGCCAACAACTTCCAGAGAAAAGGTCCTGGGCAATACTTCAGAACacacaaaaagtatttaattaaagaaattgtACCAAAAGTCTTAACATGCACAGAAtgtgaagaaataaaaacttgctacttttattacaattacgACGGCGAGGACACCAACTACTGCTCCATGGCCTGCCTCAACAGTATGATGGCCGATGAAGCAGACAAATACATGTTCATGAGACAAATCATTGTCGTAGTCAAAGAAGTCGTACCCAAAGAAGGCGAGTGCTGTGTTTGCAATGTTCACAAAAGCTGCTCATACTCCCTGACTAGGTATGGGGAAGCTTTGCTAATCTGTGAAAAAGCATGCATTAAAACCTTAAATGCCAAAGAAAGTGGTAGATATATGATTAGAAGGAATAAGATAACGAAACACATTGTTGAGCCATGCATTCTTCCTGAAGAAAATGTTAGATATATAACTATAAGCAAAGCAACAAGGAAACAAACTATTGTGCCACGAATTGTTCCTGAGGAAAATGCTAGATATGTGATTAAAAAGGGCATAACTCCACGAAAACAACCTACCAAGTCACAGAATCCTCCTTTgcttaatttaaaagttatttgtaatgCAACAGATAAGTATTTAGACAAAGCGTATAAGATAGGACGGATAGATAGACGGAAGACTCCCGCAATGGTGCAAGCCGTGATGGAAAAGAGAGAACGGATTTTGCAAGCCGCGAAGGAAGAGAGAGAACGTACTTTTATTCGGACGTGTCACAAATGCCAAATTATTCTTAATCTTGGCGAAAAATTATTGACTTGGGAAACTATGGACTTTTGTGGTGAATTGTGTTTAGGACGGTATCTGAATAAAATTGGAGCTCGATGCGCGAATTGTAAGAACAATGTGCAACATACTAGTTTAGGGAAATATTGCGTACGATTCGGTTTCAAAATCCGTCAGTTTTGTAACAATGCGTGTTTGGAAGAGTTTAAGAAAGGGTTGAAAATGTGTCATTACTGCCAAAAAGATATATCAGTGGGACATCAAAGTTTTCTGGCTCCCGTCGGTGATAAACGACAGCTTAAAGACTTTTGTTCACAAGCTTGTGTGGAGAAGTTTGACCTGATGAGTAAAAACCCGATACCTCAACCAGTGTGGGCGAAGTGTGCTGTGTGTTCCTTAGAAAAAGCAAATTCGATTGAAGTGGAAGTGAGTGAGGAATTGTCACAAAGGTTGTGTTCAGATGCCTGTTTTACAGCATTCAAATTCGTCAACAATATCGTTCCAG ACCAGTGTCGTTGGtgcaaaaaatactttgaaCGGAAGCAGAGTAAATGTTTTACAATCTACGAAGGTTCAAACACCCACTGTTTCTGCTCAAAGTCATGTATGAATgtaaggtgcgttggggtaagatcggcggaggggtaa
- the LOC118264429 gene encoding uncharacterized protein LOC118264429 isoform X2 has translation MDIPSTSGDYNNSTKKSRIDSCFVPLCPSTSTKFPNKLFLTGPSDPKLRKKWFQAARRTDKYSPKTIIRCCEDHFDLENDVENWMKFKMFGGKLFLKKDVVPHIFECQNRMMPPKPRSVLMKRKRSEILDSIENTPDPSSECSLNTETPMAIYPYKRSSRLQVWSGNSEKPVKKRISGTDNESEDSESEEIDDSEIPHIIQISPFDGTCIHCKTEQPCTYRYTTKDNETAYLCSEACANNFQRKGPGQYFRTHKKYLIKEIVPKVLTCTECEEIKTCYFYYNYDGEDTNYCSMACLNSMMADEADKYMFMRQIIVVVKEVVPKEGECCVCNVHKSCSYSLTRYGEALLICEKACIKTLNAKESGRYMIRRNKITKHIVEPCILPEENVRYITISKATRKQTIVPRIVPEENARYVIKKGITPRKQPTKSQNPPLLNLKVICNATDKYLDKAYKIGRIDRRKTPAMVQAVMEKRERILQAAKEERERTFIRTCHKCQIILNLGEKLLTWETMDFCGELCLGRYLNKIGARCANCKNNVQHTSLGKYCVRFGFKIRQFCNNACLEEFKKGLKMCHYCQKDISVGHQSFLAPVGDKRQLKDFCSQACVEKFDLMSKNPIPQPVWAKCAVCSLEKANSIEVEVSEELSQRLCSDACFTAFKFVNNIVPDQCRWCKKYFERKQSKCFTIYEGSNTHCFCSKSCMNVRCVGVRSAEG, from the exons atggaCATCCCATCAACATCTGGTGATTACAACAACAGCACTAAAAAAAGCCGGATTGACTCATGTTTCGTGCCATTGTGTCCATCAACTTCAACCAAATttcctaataaattgtttttaactgGGCCTTCTGATCCCAAACTGAGAAAAAAGTGGTTCCAAGCTGCGAGGAGAACGGATAAGTATTCTCCAAAGACCATCATTCGATGCTGTGAAGACCACTTTGAT ttggAGAACGATGTCGAAAATTGGatgaagtttaaaatgtttggaGGAAAACTTTTCCTGAAAAAAGACGTGGTACCACATATTTTTGAGTGCCAGAATAGAATGATGCCACCAAAACCCAGATCAGTATTAATGAAAAGGAAAAGAAGTGAAATTCTTGATAGCATTGAAAATACACCag atCCATCTTCAGAGTGTTCATTAAACACCGAAACACCT ATGGCTATATATCCCTATAAACGATCGAG CCGTTTGCAGGTTTGGAGTGGAAACTCAGAGAAGCCAGTGAAGAAAAGAATTTCAG gAACAGATAATGAGAGTGAAGACAGTGAATCTGAAGAAATTGATGATAGTGAAATCCCACACATTATCCAGATCAGCCCATTTGACGGCACCTGTATACATTGTAAGACTGAGCAGCCTTGTACCTACCGATATACCACCAAGGATAATGAAACCGCCTACTTATGCTCTGAGGCATGTGCCAACAACTTCCAGAGAAAAGGTCCTGGGCAATACTTCAGAACacacaaaaagtatttaattaaagaaattgtACCAAAAGTCTTAACATGCACAGAAtgtgaagaaataaaaacttgctacttttattacaattacgACGGCGAGGACACCAACTACTGCTCCATGGCCTGCCTCAACAGTATGATGGCCGATGAAGCAGACAAATACATGTTCATGAGACAAATCATTGTCGTAGTCAAAGAAGTCGTACCCAAAGAAGGCGAGTGCTGTGTTTGCAATGTTCACAAAAGCTGCTCATACTCCCTGACTAGGTATGGGGAAGCTTTGCTAATCTGTGAAAAAGCATGCATTAAAACCTTAAATGCCAAAGAAAGTGGTAGATATATGATTAGAAGGAATAAGATAACGAAACACATTGTTGAGCCATGCATTCTTCCTGAAGAAAATGTTAGATATATAACTATAAGCAAAGCAACAAGGAAACAAACTATTGTGCCACGAATTGTTCCTGAGGAAAATGCTAGATATGTGATTAAAAAGGGCATAACTCCACGAAAACAACCTACCAAGTCACAGAATCCTCCTTTgcttaatttaaaagttatttgtaatgCAACAGATAAGTATTTAGACAAAGCGTATAAGATAGGACGGATAGATAGACGGAAGACTCCCGCAATGGTGCAAGCCGTGATGGAAAAGAGAGAACGGATTTTGCAAGCCGCGAAGGAAGAGAGAGAACGTACTTTTATTCGGACGTGTCACAAATGCCAAATTATTCTTAATCTTGGCGAAAAATTATTGACTTGGGAAACTATGGACTTTTGTGGTGAATTGTGTTTAGGACGGTATCTGAATAAAATTGGAGCTCGATGCGCGAATTGTAAGAACAATGTGCAACATACTAGTTTAGGGAAATATTGCGTACGATTCGGTTTCAAAATCCGTCAGTTTTGTAACAATGCGTGTTTGGAAGAGTTTAAGAAAGGGTTGAAAATGTGTCATTACTGCCAAAAAGATATATCAGTGGGACATCAAAGTTTTCTGGCTCCCGTCGGTGATAAACGACAGCTTAAAGACTTTTGTTCACAAGCTTGTGTGGAGAAGTTTGACCTGATGAGTAAAAACCCGATACCTCAACCAGTGTGGGCGAAGTGTGCTGTGTGTTCCTTAGAAAAAGCAAATTCGATTGAAGTGGAAGTGAGTGAGGAATTGTCACAAAGGTTGTGTTCAGATGCCTGTTTTACAGCATTCAAATTCGTCAACAATATCGTTCCAG ACCAGTGTCGTTGGtgcaaaaaatactttgaaCGGAAGCAGAGTAAATGTTTTACAATCTACGAAGGTTCAAACACCCACTGTTTCTGCTCAAAGTCATGTATGAATgtaaggtgcgttggggtaagatcggcggaggggtaa
- the LOC118264429 gene encoding uncharacterized protein LOC118264429 isoform X3 produces the protein MYKPTSITSYKKHTYSGQHKNLKRVRGAFRERYKQDMNRLQVWSGNSEKPVKKRISGTDNESEDSESEEIDDSEIPHIIQISPFDGTCIHCKTEQPCTYRYTTKDNETAYLCSEACANNFQRKGPGQYFRTHKKYLIKEIVPKVLTCTECEEIKTCYFYYNYDGEDTNYCSMACLNSMMADEADKYMFMRQIIVVVKEVVPKEGECCVCNVHKSCSYSLTRYGEALLICEKACIKTLNAKESGRYMIRRNKITKHIVEPCILPEENVRYITISKATRKQTIVPRIVPEENARYVIKKGITPRKQPTKSQNPPLLNLKVICNATDKYLDKAYKIGRIDRRKTPAMVQAVMEKRERILQAAKEERERTFIRTCHKCQIILNLGEKLLTWETMDFCGELCLGRYLNKIGARCANCKNNVQHTSLGKYCVRFGFKIRQFCNNACLEEFKKGLKMCHYCQKDISVGHQSFLAPVGDKRQLKDFCSQACVEKFDLMSKNPIPQPVWAKCAVCSLEKANSIEVEVSEELSQRLCSDACFTAFKFVNNIVPDQCRWCKKYFERKQSKCFTIYEGSNTHCFCSKSCMNVRCVGVRSAEG, from the exons ATGTATAAACCAACTAGTATAACTTCGTACAAAAAACATACTTATTCAGGGCAGCACAAGAATTTAAAAAGAGTACGAGGTGCATTTCGAGAGCGCTACAAACAGGATATGAA CCGTTTGCAGGTTTGGAGTGGAAACTCAGAGAAGCCAGTGAAGAAAAGAATTTCAG gAACAGATAATGAGAGTGAAGACAGTGAATCTGAAGAAATTGATGATAGTGAAATCCCACACATTATCCAGATCAGCCCATTTGACGGCACCTGTATACATTGTAAGACTGAGCAGCCTTGTACCTACCGATATACCACCAAGGATAATGAAACCGCCTACTTATGCTCTGAGGCATGTGCCAACAACTTCCAGAGAAAAGGTCCTGGGCAATACTTCAGAACacacaaaaagtatttaattaaagaaattgtACCAAAAGTCTTAACATGCACAGAAtgtgaagaaataaaaacttgctacttttattacaattacgACGGCGAGGACACCAACTACTGCTCCATGGCCTGCCTCAACAGTATGATGGCCGATGAAGCAGACAAATACATGTTCATGAGACAAATCATTGTCGTAGTCAAAGAAGTCGTACCCAAAGAAGGCGAGTGCTGTGTTTGCAATGTTCACAAAAGCTGCTCATACTCCCTGACTAGGTATGGGGAAGCTTTGCTAATCTGTGAAAAAGCATGCATTAAAACCTTAAATGCCAAAGAAAGTGGTAGATATATGATTAGAAGGAATAAGATAACGAAACACATTGTTGAGCCATGCATTCTTCCTGAAGAAAATGTTAGATATATAACTATAAGCAAAGCAACAAGGAAACAAACTATTGTGCCACGAATTGTTCCTGAGGAAAATGCTAGATATGTGATTAAAAAGGGCATAACTCCACGAAAACAACCTACCAAGTCACAGAATCCTCCTTTgcttaatttaaaagttatttgtaatgCAACAGATAAGTATTTAGACAAAGCGTATAAGATAGGACGGATAGATAGACGGAAGACTCCCGCAATGGTGCAAGCCGTGATGGAAAAGAGAGAACGGATTTTGCAAGCCGCGAAGGAAGAGAGAGAACGTACTTTTATTCGGACGTGTCACAAATGCCAAATTATTCTTAATCTTGGCGAAAAATTATTGACTTGGGAAACTATGGACTTTTGTGGTGAATTGTGTTTAGGACGGTATCTGAATAAAATTGGAGCTCGATGCGCGAATTGTAAGAACAATGTGCAACATACTAGTTTAGGGAAATATTGCGTACGATTCGGTTTCAAAATCCGTCAGTTTTGTAACAATGCGTGTTTGGAAGAGTTTAAGAAAGGGTTGAAAATGTGTCATTACTGCCAAAAAGATATATCAGTGGGACATCAAAGTTTTCTGGCTCCCGTCGGTGATAAACGACAGCTTAAAGACTTTTGTTCACAAGCTTGTGTGGAGAAGTTTGACCTGATGAGTAAAAACCCGATACCTCAACCAGTGTGGGCGAAGTGTGCTGTGTGTTCCTTAGAAAAAGCAAATTCGATTGAAGTGGAAGTGAGTGAGGAATTGTCACAAAGGTTGTGTTCAGATGCCTGTTTTACAGCATTCAAATTCGTCAACAATATCGTTCCAG ACCAGTGTCGTTGGtgcaaaaaatactttgaaCGGAAGCAGAGTAAATGTTTTACAATCTACGAAGGTTCAAACACCCACTGTTTCTGCTCAAAGTCATGTATGAATgtaaggtgcgttggggtaagatcggcggaggggtaa